Proteins encoded by one window of Lathyrus oleraceus cultivar Zhongwan6 chromosome 1, CAAS_Psat_ZW6_1.0, whole genome shotgun sequence:
- the LOC127113623 gene encoding ribonuclease S-4-like, with protein sequence MKLSLYLTLLLSIFCHCSPLVLREEMNRLQGGFDIFNLAMEKWIAPPPFNHLTRTDQWPYAACMKNGLAPCKQPIPNYFTLHGIWPSNIAPPHPSECLPASFDSNIIASLVPELSTAWPSLHKDNVQTWKHQWNKHGVCFHFTRFEYYNFF encoded by the exons ATGAAGCTTTCACTTTACCTGACTCTTCTCCTCTCCATTTTTTGCCATTGTTCTCCTCTTGTGCTTAGAGAGGAGATGAACAGGCTCCAAGGCGGTTTTGACATATTTAACTTGGCCATGGAG AAATGGATAGCACCACCACCATTCAATCATCTCACGCGAACTGATCAATGGCCATATGCTGCATGTATGAAAAATGGATTAGCACCATGCAAGCAACCTATACCAAATTATTTTACATTGCACGGTATATGGCCGTCAAACATAGCACCACCTCATCCAAGTGAATGCCTACCTGCTTCTTTCGATTCTAATATA aTTGCTAGTCTTGTTCCCGAGCTTTCCACTGCATGGCCGAGTTTACATAAAGACAATGTACAAACGTGGAAGCATCAATGGAACAAGCATGGAGTGTGTTTTCACTTCACCCGATTTGAAtattacaattttttttaa
- the LOC127113640 gene encoding uncharacterized protein LOC127113640 produces MAGEQHSDHSRPLVNYNMDDGPPSHEADIRDGHPSTPSPEPQNNGDASHAHNSGAETFHPIPVPAEGDAVMIAMVNALNQAGSMLHQQHERIMALEAERQEARPQPVSRIQQRSEPTKKRGRRSPEPHASRARARRDGGRARTSPRRGHSPDNNELSPLRSDEEDLHCPLSRAIMEAPLPKGMEKPPNLAVYDGTTDPDDHVDNVNAMLDYRNDITGHLKCRLFSTTLRKGAMAWYKSLAPESITSWRVMRSMFTRHFTASRRHPKTEATLEAIVQKKNETLRSYIERFNQEAVEVDTTEHMKKYLLERGLLPGSELSRAVGIEPPRTLNELLHKAQAYIRYEEKQVAHNARSGRNAGETEHSKREDTSISRRNGDKRREERPRELREGRGPAGRYSEYTLLTAPRERILAECINSEFKQGRVRFPKPSAPKPHTDKSKYCRFHRSHGHVTEDCVHLKDAIEILIQEGHLKQYTRKNEAPRHDEPEKKRPRENTPPDNSPYQVALCVSRPEDFFLPEPLPEGKITALSPWEDFPTTLVISGGGTNGESAALSVKRKFDELLLTAPEQKATLTKYRGKSNPISFFLEELPGGSPNSAIPLLIRAKMARFDVRRILVDEGSSVDIMYVHLFKTLKLDKTNLAPYVGSDLQGFNGATTRPWGYVELLVTFGEQETAREVKIQFLVVDCPSLYNCIFGRPTLAELTAVPSTVHLKMKYYTKLGRVVTIHGDIEAARRCYDAAVKGQAVVSTKSNCNNKKLKTEDPARGVNAIDLDCRIGLDETEEGRFPKERSLEHPVRPIPDGEFELIPLGDDPERTVKIGKGLPEGTREELVACLKENSDLFAWNAAEMPGLDPEIACHKLAVDRAAKPIAQRRRKQSPEKAEAAERAVKDLLEANFISEAQYTTWLSNVVLVKKNNGKWHNGTQFTDGGFQDFIASLGTTQHFTSVEHPQTNGQAEAANRVILRGLKRRLGEAKRAWVEELHSVLWAYRTTPHSTTGETPFRLTYGTEAVIPVEIRAPTRRTEEPLDEEMNDETLRAELDLVEEIRSEAALRETTLKQKIALRHDAKVIKREFQVGTLVLRRNQKNPREGKLAANWEGPYRGRDKTSNGAYYLENLQGEQLARPWNAEKLRQYYS; encoded by the exons ATGGCCGGAGAACAACATAGCGATCACAGCCGTCCCCTCGTCAACTACAATATGGACGACGGCCCGCCATCCCATGAAGCGGACATTCGGGACGGTCATCCATCCACCCCGTCTCCAGAGCCCCAAAACAACGGAGATGCCTCTCACGCCCACAATTCAGGGGCAGAGACATTTCATCCCATTCCCGTTCCCGCTGAAGGAGACGCCGTAATGATTGCCATGGTGAATGCCCTCAATCAGGCCGGTTCTATGCTCCACCAGCAGCACGAACGAATCATGGCCCTCGAAGCCGAACGACAAGAGGCCCGGCCCCAGCCGGTGAGTAGGATACAACAACGTTCGGAGCCGACGAAGAAGCGAGGACGTCGCTCCCCCGAACCCCACGCCAGCAGGGCACGCGCCCGTCGTGACGGTGGTCGAGCGAGAACATCACCAAGGCGCGGGCACAGCCCCGACAACAACGAACTGTCTCCCTTAAGGAGCGACGAGGAAGATTTGCACTGCCCCCTATCTCGGGCAATAATGGAAGCCCCGCTCCCCAAAGGCATGGAGAAACCGCCAAATCTAGCTGTGTACGACGGGACTACAGATCCCGACGATCACGTCGACAACGTCAACGCGATGCTCGACTACCGCAATGATATAACCGGGCACCTCAAATGCCGACTGTTCTCAACGACCCTCAGGAAAGGGGCCATGGCCTGGTACAAAAGCTTGGCCCCTGAGTCCATTACGTCATGGAGAGTCATGAGGTCCATGTTCACCCGGCACTTTACAGCTTCCCGTCGTCACCCCAAGACTGAGGCGACCCTTGAAGCCATAGtgcagaagaagaatgaaacACTGCGCTCATACATCGAGCGATTCAACCAGGAAGCCGTCGAGGTAGATACCACCGAGCACATGAAGAAGTATCTCCTCGAGAGAGGTCTCTTGCCCGGCAGTGAACTTAGCAGAGCCGTAGGGATCGAGCCTCCCCGCACCTTAAACGAGCTCCTGCATAAAGCCCAAGCCTACATCAGATACGAGGAAAAGCAGGTGGCACACAATGCCCGCAGCGGACGTAACGCTGGGGAGACCGAGCACTCAAAACGCGAGGACACGAGCATTTCCCGTCGCAACGGAGACAAACGAAGAGAAGAAAGACCTCGCGAGCTCCGGGAAGGAAGAGGCCCCGCGGGCAGATATAGCGAGTACACCTTACTGACAGCTCCTCGAGAGCGTATCCTCGCAGAATGTATCAACTCTGAATTTAAGCAGGGCAGGGTCAGGTTCCCAAAACCGTCTGCACCAAAGCCCCACACCGACAAATCAAAGTACTGCCGGTTCCACAGAAGTCACGGGCACGTGACCGAAGACTGCGTCCACCTGAAAGATGCGATTGAAATTTTAATCCAAGAAGGGCACCTGAAGCAGTACACGAGGAAGAACGAAGCTCCCAGACACGACGAGCCAGAGAAGAAGAGACCCCGGGAAAACACACCCCCTGACAACTCTCCCTATCAAGTGGCCCTCTGCGTGTCACGACCGGAAGATTTCTTCCTCCCCGAACCATTGCCCGAGGGCAAGATCACTGCACTCAGCCCCTGGGAAGACTTCCCTACCACACTGGTGATATCAGGAGGAGGAACTAACGGGGAATCCGCGGCCCTCTCCGTCAAACGTAAGTTCGACGAACTCCTACTGACTGCCCCCGAGCAGAAAGCGACATTGACAAAATACCGGGGAAAATCCAACCCAATATCCTTCTTCCTGGAGGAACTCCCGGGCGGATCCCCCAACTCGGCCATCCCACTATTGATAAGAGCAAAGATGGCCCGATTCGACGTACGACGCATCCTGGTCGACGAAGGCAGCTCAGTGGATATCATGTACGTCCACCTCTTCAAGACTCTGAAGCTAGACAAGACCAACTTAGCCCCCTACGTCGGATCAGATCTCCAAGGATTCAACGGAGCAACAACCAGACCGTGGGGATATGTTGAGCTCCTCGTCACCTTCGGCGAACAAGAAACGGCCAGGGAAGTCAAAATCCAATTCCTGGTCGTAGACTGTCCGTCTCTCTACAATTGCATCTTTGGACGCCCGACACTGGCCGAACTCACTGCGGTCCCATCCACCGTCCACCTGAAGATGAAATACTACACCAAATTGGGACGTGTGGTCACCATCCATGGTGACATCGAAGCAGCCCGACGATGCTACGACGCCGCAGTAAAAGGACAGGCCGTAGTCAGCACGAAGAGCAACTGCAACAACAAAAAACTCAAGACCGAGGATCCTGCCCGAGGAGTCAACGCCATCGACCTCGACTGTCGCATCGGGCTGGACGAGACCGAAGAGGGGAGGTTCCCCAAGGAACGCTCTCTCGAACACCCGGTCCGACCAATCCCCGACGGGGAGTTCGAACTCATTCCTCTTGGGGACGATCCGGAAAGGACGGTGAAGATAGGTAAGGGACTACCCGAGGGAACAAGAGAAGAGCTAGTAGCATGCCTCAAAGAGAACTCCGACCTCTTCGCGTGGAATGCCGCAGAAATGCCCGGGCTGGACCCCGAGATCGCGTGTCATAAGCTAGCTGTAGACCGGGCAGCCAAGCCCATAGCACAGCGTAGACGCAAGCAATCGCCCGAAAAGGCAGAGGCTGCCGAGCGAGCTGTAAAAGACCTCTTAGAGGCAAATTTTATTTCTGAAGCCCAGTACACAACCTGGCTCTCTAATGTAGTCCTCgttaagaaaaataatggaaaatggc ACAACGGGACACAATTCACGGACGGAGGATTCCAGGACTTCATCGCCAGCCTGGGCACCACACAGCATTTCACGTCTGTCGAGCATCCGCAGACGAACGGGCAAGCAGAGGCGGCCAACAGGGTAATCTTACGTGGCCTCAAACGCAGACTCGGTGAGGCAAAGAGGGCATGGGTCGAGGAGCTACATAGCGTGCTATGGGCCTACCGCACGACACCACATTCTACCACCGGCGAAACCCCGTTCCGACTAACTTACGGCACCGAGGCAGTCATCCCGGTGGAGATACGGGCGCCAACGAGGAGGACGGAGGAGCCCCTAGACGAGGAAATGAACGATGAAACCCTTAGAGCCGAGCTCGACCTAGTCGAGGAGATACGTTCCGAAGCAGCTCTCCGGGAAACAACCCTCAAACAAAAGATAGCACTACGCCATGACGCGAAAGTCATAAAAAGAGAGTTCCAGGTCGGCACCCTGGTCCTCAGAAGAAACCAGAAAAACCCGAGAGAGGGCAAACTGGCGGCCAACTGGGAAGGCCCTTACCGCGGCCGCGACAAGACGAGCAACGGGGCCTATTACCTAGAAAACCTACAAGGAGAACAACTCGCTCGACCATGGAACGCAGAAAAACTTAGACAATATTACAGCTAA